In one window of Leptospira sp. GIMC2001 DNA:
- a CDS encoding biotin/lipoyl-binding protein, which produces MIASNNKSKSNKASVNSKKEKSRNSLHIYQNELPSFRMVQSSRPAASLAYILVILFFATIFVLIFVPWQQTTEGMGRIVAYAPLDRQQAIEAPINGRVVKWHTMEGSKVRKGDPILDISDNDPDFLDRIRQERRALESRLEATKERERNPLNLVLLLYVHHNPMRLLPQEVE; this is translated from the coding sequence ATGATAGCTTCCAACAATAAATCAAAGTCTAACAAAGCTTCGGTTAACTCAAAAAAAGAAAAGTCACGCAACTCATTACATATCTATCAGAATGAGTTGCCATCATTTAGAATGGTTCAATCTTCTAGACCTGCTGCATCCTTAGCTTATATCCTTGTGATACTTTTTTTTGCTACAATCTTTGTTTTGATTTTTGTTCCTTGGCAACAAACGACGGAAGGTATGGGAAGAATTGTTGCTTATGCACCGTTGGATCGACAACAAGCAATTGAGGCACCGATCAATGGTAGGGTAGTAAAATGGCATACGATGGAAGGTTCCAAAGTTAGAAAAGGAGATCCGATTCTTGATATATCAGATAATGATCCGGATTTTCTAGATCGAATCCGTCAAGAAAGAAGAGCTTTAGAATCTCGTTTGGAAGCAACGAAAGAGAGAGAGAGGAATCCCTTAAATCTCGTATTGTTGCTTTACGTTCATCACAATCCAATGCGGTTACTGCCGCAGGAAGTCGAGTGA
- a CDS encoding HlyD family secretion protein encodes MMASDRVRGAQQAVDAAIAQEKTATLNLSRQKQLLEKGLTSTRNMELAELDYANAITGLDRSKAALAAAINEQRALNADQSKADMDGSAAIQDAKASLASTQSEIAKILEEIPKVEARLSRQQNQEVFAPRDGTIMRILVNPDGQQVKEGTVLCIMIPETTDRAVELYVNGNDIPLIVEGRDVRLQFQGWPVLQITGWPEYAVGTFGGTVSLVDVTDNGSGYFRILVVPDRTDEVWPSSRYLRQGVRAKGWIFLNRVSLGYELWRRFNDFPPMIPMDEPALKSRLELPGSPSTDKSGK; translated from the coding sequence ATGATGGCATCGGATAGAGTTCGAGGTGCACAGCAAGCTGTTGATGCAGCTATTGCGCAAGAAAAGACTGCAACTCTCAATTTATCCAGACAAAAGCAATTATTGGAGAAAGGATTGACATCCACAAGAAATATGGAGTTAGCAGAATTAGATTATGCTAATGCTATAACGGGATTGGATCGATCTAAGGCTGCTCTCGCTGCTGCAATTAATGAGCAAAGAGCGTTAAATGCAGATCAGTCAAAAGCGGATATGGATGGATCCGCGGCCATTCAAGATGCTAAAGCTTCCCTTGCTTCCACACAATCTGAAATAGCAAAAATTCTAGAAGAGATTCCGAAAGTAGAAGCTCGACTCTCTAGACAACAAAACCAAGAAGTATTTGCTCCGAGAGATGGAACGATAATGAGGATACTTGTAAATCCAGATGGACAACAAGTAAAAGAAGGAACAGTTCTCTGTATTATGATACCTGAAACAACGGATCGAGCTGTCGAGCTTTATGTTAATGGAAATGATATTCCATTGATTGTCGAAGGTCGGGATGTTAGATTGCAGTTTCAAGGTTGGCCAGTTCTACAAATCACAGGATGGCCTGAATACGCCGTTGGTACATTTGGAGGAACAGTTTCTCTTGTTGATGTTACTGACAATGGATCAGGTTACTTTAGAATATTAGTAGTTCCTGATAGAACTGATGAGGTTTGGCCTTCCTCTCGCTATTTACGTCAGGGTGTCAGAGCTAAAGGCTGGATATTTCTGAATCGTGTAAGTCTTGGTTATGAGCTCTGGAGAAGATTTAATGATTTCCCTCCTATGATTCCGATGGACGAACCAGCTCTAAAAAGCAGATTGGAATTGCCAGGCAGTCCAAGTACTGATAAATCTGGAAAATAG